A portion of the Paenibacillus hamazuiensis genome contains these proteins:
- a CDS encoding DUF5605 domain-containing protein: protein MTTEQQTDRIERWGLFEISLTGPDSGNPYKDVHAAAEFRYGHRTVKVAGFYDGNGVYKIRFMPDTVGEWTYSAELRANPVSGAGSGLEGGKTGLNAAESGASNSGPTPVGTASPAGSQDGAAGSARSTAGDVTGPIAGASGRFECVPASAGNHGPVRVRDERRFVYEDGTAYVPVGTTCYVWTHQEPALQETTLQTLAAAPFNKIRMCVFPKRYSFNTNEPEHFPFAGSREEGFDLTRFNPAYWANLERRILDLQRLGVEADLILFHPYDKGHWGFDRMDAETDEFYLRYTIARLGAFRNVWWSLANEFDFMTEKRMDDWDRFFRIVQTNDPYGHLRSIHNGTKMYDPTTLVIYDHSKPWVTHVSMQYWELQSVTAWRKTYRKPVVVDECCYEGNLPQRWGNITGEDMTARFWDGFARGGYVGHGETFLNPEEVVWWSKGGKLYGESPERIAFLRRIFEEMPESAGPLESFRDAPTIGTEGEYYLQYFGIHRPAYRELPLPEGKKFQVDIIDTWNMTVTTLGSECEGLTRVDMPGRPYIAIRARAV, encoded by the coding sequence ATGACAACGGAGCAGCAGACAGATCGAATCGAGCGGTGGGGGCTTTTTGAGATCAGCCTGACCGGGCCGGACTCCGGCAATCCGTATAAGGACGTGCATGCGGCGGCCGAGTTTCGGTACGGGCACCGCACGGTGAAGGTCGCCGGCTTTTACGACGGAAACGGCGTCTATAAAATCCGCTTCATGCCGGACACGGTAGGGGAGTGGACATATTCGGCGGAGCTTCGGGCAAATCCGGTGAGCGGAGCCGGCAGCGGACTGGAAGGCGGCAAAACCGGACTCAATGCCGCCGAATCGGGCGCAAGTAATTCCGGGCCGACGCCCGTCGGAACCGCAAGTCCGGCCGGTTCGCAGGATGGCGCAGCCGGATCGGCCCGCAGCACCGCGGGAGACGTGACCGGTCCGATTGCCGGCGCATCCGGGCGCTTCGAGTGCGTCCCGGCTTCGGCGGGAAACCATGGGCCGGTCCGCGTCCGCGACGAGCGGCGATTCGTCTACGAAGACGGGACGGCGTACGTGCCGGTCGGCACGACGTGTTACGTCTGGACGCATCAGGAGCCGGCTCTGCAGGAGACGACGCTGCAGACGCTGGCGGCAGCGCCTTTTAACAAAATCCGGATGTGCGTGTTCCCGAAAAGGTACAGCTTCAATACAAACGAGCCGGAGCATTTCCCGTTCGCCGGCTCCCGCGAGGAAGGCTTTGACCTGACCCGCTTTAACCCGGCGTATTGGGCGAATCTGGAGCGGCGCATCCTCGACTTGCAGCGGCTTGGCGTCGAAGCGGATCTGATCCTTTTTCACCCGTATGACAAAGGGCATTGGGGTTTCGACCGGATGGATGCGGAGACGGACGAGTTTTACCTGCGTTACACGATCGCCCGGCTGGGGGCATTCCGCAATGTATGGTGGTCGCTCGCAAACGAATTCGACTTCATGACGGAGAAAAGGATGGACGACTGGGACCGCTTTTTCCGCATTGTGCAGACGAACGACCCTTACGGGCACTTGCGCTCAATCCATAACGGGACGAAAATGTACGATCCGACGACCCTTGTCATCTATGATCACAGCAAGCCGTGGGTCACGCATGTGAGCATGCAGTACTGGGAGCTGCAAAGCGTCACCGCCTGGCGCAAAACGTACCGCAAGCCGGTCGTCGTCGATGAGTGCTGCTATGAGGGAAACCTGCCGCAGCGCTGGGGCAATATTACGGGCGAGGACATGACGGCGCGTTTCTGGGACGGCTTCGCGCGGGGCGGTTATGTCGGTCATGGCGAAACGTTTTTGAACCCGGAGGAGGTGGTTTGGTGGTCCAAGGGCGGGAAGCTGTACGGCGAGAGCCCGGAGAGGATCGCTTTTCTCAGGCGAATCTTTGAGGAGATGCCGGAGTCGGCGGGGCCGCTCGAAAGCTTCCGCGACGCGCCGACGATCGGGACCGAAGGAGAGTATTATTTGCAATATTTCGGCATACACAGGCCGGCGTACAGGGAGCTGCCGCTCCCCGAAGGTAAGAAATTTCAAGTGGACATCATCGATACGTGGAACATGACGGTCACGACGCTGGGCAGCGAATGCGAAGGGCTAACCCGAGTCGATATGCCGGGAAGGCCGTACATCGCGATCAGAGCGCGTGCCGTTTGA
- a CDS encoding substrate-binding domain-containing protein: protein MKMEDVARLAGVSKSSVSLAISGKPGISQETRLKILEIVKESGYLPRGSVKPEKTYGISHTLRFVACVNSGIVLEQYSSQPFFMELIHDIEEQCRVRGYSLFFSSVPMDRFEHAISALEAEHESNGMILLGTNLTREQISHVAQKQPNLVVLDTCFETLNVNFIVMNNVMGAYQAGRHLLDGGHRRIGYVQSHSRMYNFDCRKKGFMQALAEDGLSVGDRHIFSVSPVTIASQEEFKRSIAGLTGPLPTALFCECDYIAISVIKSLAELGIRVPEDISVIGFDNIQESMIVTPELTTVHVEKAKIAELAVSNLLAMIENRGTVRTKSFIDTQLVVRNSSRGIEGALLPQQQ, encoded by the coding sequence ATGAAAATGGAGGATGTCGCCCGATTGGCCGGGGTGTCCAAATCGTCCGTTTCTCTCGCGATCAGCGGGAAACCCGGGATCAGCCAGGAAACGCGGCTTAAAATATTGGAGATTGTGAAGGAAAGCGGCTACTTGCCGAGAGGATCGGTCAAACCGGAAAAAACGTATGGCATTTCACATACGCTGCGTTTTGTCGCCTGCGTCAATTCCGGCATTGTTTTGGAGCAATATTCGTCCCAGCCTTTTTTCATGGAGCTAATCCATGATATCGAGGAGCAGTGCCGGGTTCGGGGGTACTCCCTGTTTTTCTCTTCGGTGCCGATGGACCGTTTCGAACATGCCATATCCGCGCTGGAGGCGGAGCATGAATCGAACGGCATGATTTTGCTCGGCACGAATTTGACCCGCGAGCAAATCAGCCATGTCGCGCAAAAACAGCCGAATCTCGTCGTGCTCGATACATGCTTTGAAACGCTCAATGTAAACTTCATCGTCATGAACAACGTCATGGGCGCTTATCAAGCCGGACGCCACCTGCTGGACGGCGGTCATCGAAGAATCGGCTACGTGCAGTCGCATTCGCGCATGTACAACTTCGACTGCCGCAAAAAAGGCTTTATGCAGGCGCTCGCCGAGGACGGCCTGTCGGTCGGTGACAGGCATATTTTTTCCGTCTCCCCCGTCACCATTGCTTCCCAGGAGGAGTTCAAACGCAGCATAGCCGGGCTCACAGGCCCTCTGCCGACGGCACTGTTCTGCGAGTGCGACTACATCGCCATCAGCGTCATCAAATCGCTCGCCGAGCTTGGCATCCGCGTGCCGGAGGACATCTCCGTCATCGGCTTCGACAATATCCAGGAATCGATGATCGTCACGCCCGAACTGACAACCGTTCACGTGGAAAAAGCAAAAATCGCCGAGCTTGCCGTCTCCAACCTGCTCGCCATGATCGAAAACCGCGGTACGGTCAGGACGAAATCGTTCATCGATACGCAGCTCGTCGTGCGAAATTCGAGCCGTGGGATCGAGGGCGCTCTATTACCGCAGCAGCAATAA
- a CDS encoding L-fucose/L-arabinose isomerase family protein — MAKITLGYAPTRRFVFSAEDAFKYKVLIRNKIESFGLDMDIVDLEGLNTEGLLYDDNFNAEEIIKHFKQHEVDAVFFPHCNFGTEDTVARVAKALGKPVLLWGPRDESPLEDGMRLRDTQCGLFATGKVLRRFNVPFTYITNSRVDDPVFERGFKNFVAAANVVKEFRRLRILQIAPRPASFWTMICNEGELLERFGIEIHPITLEDIKSATKKAAASDTPALLAAIQYIKETLDYSEVGEEAVRKIAALKVAMKDYAVKTGSTAIAIQCWSSLQDALGIMPCLANAILTDEQIPVTCETDIHGAITSVMVQAATMNAAPTFFADLTIRHPENPNGELLFHCGNFPVSLTVEQDKPKLRKHFLFDDHSPGTHEGEIKGGTMTLARFDGDHGEYSIFLGKAKGIQGPYTRGSYVWVEVNDWPLWEEKLVKGPYVHHSVGIHADVIPVLYEACTYIPGLTPDPVDPTVAEIQAWLRGSDLK, encoded by the coding sequence ATGGCGAAAATTACGTTAGGCTACGCGCCGACAAGACGGTTTGTTTTCAGCGCGGAGGATGCGTTCAAATACAAGGTGCTCATTCGCAATAAAATCGAAAGCTTCGGCCTCGACATGGACATCGTCGACCTGGAAGGGCTGAACACCGAGGGGCTGCTGTACGACGACAACTTCAATGCGGAGGAAATCATCAAGCATTTTAAACAGCACGAGGTGGATGCGGTGTTTTTCCCGCACTGCAACTTCGGCACGGAAGATACGGTGGCGCGGGTCGCCAAGGCGCTCGGCAAGCCGGTGCTGCTGTGGGGGCCGCGCGACGAAAGCCCGCTCGAAGACGGCATGCGGCTGCGCGACACGCAGTGCGGGCTGTTCGCGACCGGCAAGGTGCTGCGCCGCTTTAACGTGCCGTTCACGTACATCACGAACAGCCGGGTCGACGATCCGGTGTTCGAGCGCGGCTTCAAAAACTTCGTGGCCGCCGCCAACGTGGTGAAGGAGTTCCGGCGCTTGCGCATTTTGCAAATCGCGCCGCGTCCGGCGTCCTTTTGGACGATGATCTGCAACGAAGGCGAGCTGCTGGAGCGGTTCGGCATCGAAATTCATCCGATCACGCTGGAGGATATCAAAAGCGCGACGAAAAAAGCCGCCGCCTCCGACACGCCGGCGCTGCTGGCGGCTATTCAATATATTAAGGAAACGCTCGATTATTCCGAGGTCGGAGAAGAGGCGGTCCGCAAAATCGCCGCGCTGAAAGTCGCGATGAAGGATTACGCGGTCAAAACGGGCAGCACCGCAATTGCGATCCAGTGCTGGTCGTCACTGCAGGACGCGCTCGGCATCATGCCTTGCCTGGCTAACGCGATCCTCACGGACGAGCAAATTCCGGTCACTTGCGAAACGGACATTCACGGTGCCATCACCTCGGTGATGGTGCAGGCCGCGACGATGAATGCGGCGCCGACGTTTTTCGCCGATTTGACGATTCGCCACCCGGAAAACCCAAACGGCGAGCTGCTGTTTCACTGCGGCAACTTCCCGGTATCGCTCACGGTGGAGCAGGATAAGCCGAAGCTGCGCAAGCACTTCCTGTTCGATGATCATTCGCCGGGCACGCACGAAGGGGAGATCAAGGGCGGCACGATGACGCTTGCGCGTTTTGACGGGGACCATGGGGAATATTCGATTTTTCTCGGAAAAGCGAAGGGCATCCAGGGACCGTATACGCGAGGTTCGTATGTATGGGTGGAAGTGAACGACTGGCCGTTGTGGGAGGAAAAACTCGTCAAAGGCCCATACGTGCACCACTCCGTTGGCATTCACGCCGACGTGATCCCCGTGCTGTACGAGGCGTGCACCTATATCCCCGGCCTTACGCCGGACCCTGTCGATCCGACGGTGGCGGAAATTCAGGCTTGGCTGCGCGGCAGCGATTTGAAATGA
- a CDS encoding ABC transporter substrate-binding protein, with protein MIRGKFGFKLGTIVSLAAMLAACSPGGGAPADSKGADGGKNGNQNVELRIMWWGSQVRHDATLKVIDLFEKKNPNIKISAEYLGSDGYWDKLNTQIAGGNAPDLIQLGNNYPDYVARNALLDLRPYLGKEINVDNFDKATVDSGDLNGKLYGINLGSNAFGIAYNTELIKKAGMQPPTGNWTWDEFGKYAADLTKALGKGNYGATDESALPLYLNYFARQSNKTLYKDGKVGLGKEDIEKWFTMWDNFRKAGSVPPAEFTAGYTEQPDNSSFVEGKTAMHLIWSNQVNAYQKNMKDEINIVMPPSGGSGSAQGLWLQPSQFMSVNANTKHPKEAAAFISFMVNDPEATMILGSERGVPGSSKVREALKAQATPIDKKIYDYVDLVAKNARTVDREIPNGKEFESSIKTLSQKIAFGKDTIPNASQELFQTAEKVIGKK; from the coding sequence ATGATTAGGGGGAAATTTGGATTTAAGCTGGGGACGATCGTTTCGCTGGCAGCTATGCTGGCGGCGTGCTCGCCGGGCGGCGGTGCGCCGGCGGACAGCAAGGGGGCGGACGGCGGGAAGAACGGCAACCAGAATGTCGAGCTGCGTATCATGTGGTGGGGCTCGCAGGTACGCCACGACGCCACGCTGAAGGTGATCGATTTGTTTGAGAAGAAGAACCCGAACATCAAGATCAGCGCGGAATATTTGGGCAGCGACGGCTACTGGGATAAGCTGAACACGCAGATCGCCGGAGGCAACGCGCCGGATCTGATCCAGCTCGGCAACAACTATCCCGACTACGTGGCGAGAAACGCTCTGCTGGACCTCCGGCCTTATCTCGGCAAAGAGATCAATGTGGACAATTTCGACAAGGCAACGGTCGATTCGGGCGATTTGAACGGCAAGCTGTACGGCATCAACCTCGGCTCGAACGCATTCGGCATCGCTTATAATACCGAGCTGATCAAAAAAGCGGGGATGCAGCCGCCGACCGGCAATTGGACCTGGGACGAGTTCGGCAAATATGCCGCCGATTTGACCAAGGCGCTCGGCAAAGGGAATTACGGCGCCACCGACGAATCCGCATTGCCTCTGTACCTCAACTATTTCGCGCGACAAAGCAACAAGACACTGTACAAGGACGGCAAGGTCGGCCTCGGCAAAGAGGATATCGAGAAATGGTTCACGATGTGGGATAACTTCCGCAAGGCGGGCAGCGTGCCTCCGGCGGAATTCACCGCGGGTTATACCGAGCAGCCTGACAACTCCTCTTTTGTCGAAGGCAAAACCGCCATGCATCTGATCTGGTCGAACCAGGTGAATGCCTACCAGAAAAACATGAAGGACGAAATCAATATCGTCATGCCTCCGAGCGGCGGTTCCGGTTCCGCGCAAGGGCTGTGGCTGCAGCCGAGCCAATTCATGTCCGTCAACGCCAATACGAAACATCCGAAGGAAGCGGCGGCGTTCATCAGTTTTATGGTGAACGATCCGGAAGCGACGATGATTCTCGGCAGCGAGCGCGGCGTCCCCGGCTCGTCCAAGGTGCGCGAGGCGCTGAAGGCGCAGGCAACCCCGATCGACAAGAAAATTTACGATTACGTCGATCTGGTGGCAAAAAATGCCCGCACCGTCGACCGCGAAATTCCGAACGGGAAAGAATTCGAATCGTCGATCAAAACGCTCAGTCAAAAAATCGCGTTCGGCAAAGATACGATTCCGAACGCTTCCCAGGAGCTTTTCCAAACCGCGGAAAAGGTCATCGGCAAAAAATAA
- a CDS encoding carbohydrate ABC transporter permease, which yields MAQANALNRLLLHAIIIIVGLLMLYPILWLISSSFKPSNLIFTDLSLWPKEVTLGNYIKGWAGISRVKFSTFFVNSFIVASLCVLGNLLSCSLAAYAFGRLDFSLKKLWFSIMLLTIMLPHHVTIIPQYILFKQFNWIDTYYPLTVPKWLATDAFFIFLMVQFIRGLPKELDESATIDGCGQAQIYWRIILPLAVPALITTAIFTFIWTWDDFFSQLLYLNTAKLYTIPLGLRLFMDSSGDSNWGALFAMSVLSLVPSLVIFFSCQKYFVEGISTSGIKG from the coding sequence ATGGCGCAAGCTAACGCACTGAATCGTCTTTTACTGCACGCCATCATTATAATCGTCGGCCTGCTTATGCTGTATCCGATCCTGTGGCTCATCTCCAGCTCCTTCAAGCCTTCCAATCTGATCTTTACCGATTTGAGCTTATGGCCGAAGGAAGTGACGCTGGGCAACTACATCAAGGGATGGGCCGGCATTTCGCGGGTGAAGTTTTCCACCTTTTTCGTCAATTCGTTTATTGTCGCGTCGCTTTGCGTTCTCGGCAATCTGCTGTCGTGCTCGCTGGCGGCATACGCGTTCGGACGGCTGGATTTCAGTCTGAAAAAGCTGTGGTTCTCGATCATGCTGCTGACGATCATGCTTCCGCACCATGTGACGATTATTCCGCAGTACATCCTGTTCAAGCAGTTTAACTGGATCGATACGTATTACCCGCTTACGGTGCCGAAGTGGCTGGCGACGGATGCGTTTTTCATCTTCCTGATGGTGCAGTTCATCCGCGGTTTGCCGAAGGAGCTGGATGAATCGGCGACGATCGACGGCTGCGGGCAAGCGCAGATTTACTGGCGGATCATATTGCCGCTCGCCGTGCCGGCGCTGATTACGACCGCGATCTTCACGTTCATCTGGACGTGGGACGACTTTTTCAGCCAACTGCTATATTTGAACACGGCGAAGCTGTATACGATCCCGCTCGGGCTGCGCTTGTTCATGGACTCGTCGGGAGATTCCAACTGGGGCGCGCTGTTTGCGATGTCGGTGCTGTCGCTGGTGCCGAGCCTCGTGATCTTTTTCAGCTGCCAAAAATATTTCGTCGAAGGTATCTCCACCTCGGGGATCAAGGGGTAG
- a CDS encoding aminoglycoside phosphotransferase family protein, with product MADQDHEHSGRNDAIVLSSGKSVIRKDGVVLRPSGPWTPHVHSLLRHLRKAGIEFVPAVIGSGLDNEGRETVSYMEGEFVHPGPWSDEGIVEVGKMLRRLHDASASFAPAADAVWKPWFLREPGDSKRVFSHGDVAPWNMVTQKGMPFALIDWEYAGPVDPLAELARVCWLFPQLHDDDVAEMVGLPSPDVRARQVRLLADAYGASSLQRRKLYELILEVVVRETAEEAVELRATPESRGPLWGLAWRARAAAWILRHRTLLLQALA from the coding sequence ATGGCGGATCAAGATCATGAGCATTCAGGCAGGAACGATGCCATCGTGCTTTCCTCCGGGAAGTCGGTGATACGAAAGGACGGCGTCGTGCTCCGGCCGTCGGGACCGTGGACTCCCCATGTACATTCGTTATTGCGGCATTTGCGGAAAGCGGGAATCGAATTCGTGCCGGCCGTCATCGGCTCGGGTCTGGATAACGAAGGCCGCGAAACGGTGAGTTATATGGAAGGGGAGTTCGTACATCCCGGTCCTTGGAGCGACGAAGGGATCGTGGAGGTCGGCAAGATGCTGCGCCGGCTCCATGATGCATCCGCTTCGTTCGCACCTGCGGCGGATGCGGTGTGGAAGCCGTGGTTTTTGCGGGAGCCGGGGGATTCCAAGCGGGTGTTCAGCCACGGCGATGTGGCGCCATGGAATATGGTGACGCAAAAAGGGATGCCGTTTGCGCTGATCGATTGGGAATATGCCGGTCCGGTCGATCCGCTGGCGGAGCTTGCGAGAGTATGCTGGCTTTTTCCCCAGCTTCATGACGACGATGTCGCGGAGATGGTCGGTCTGCCCTCCCCGGACGTAAGAGCCCGGCAGGTTCGCCTGCTTGCGGACGCGTACGGAGCGAGTTCCCTGCAGCGGCGCAAGTTGTACGAGCTTATTCTCGAAGTCGTCGTCCGCGAGACGGCGGAAGAGGCGGTAGAGCTGCGGGCCACTCCGGAAAGCCGCGGCCCGCTCTGGGGGCTGGCCTGGAGAGCGCGGGCAGCAGCTTGGATACTGCGGCACCGCACCCTTTTGCTGCAAGCGCTGGCTTAG
- a CDS encoding carbohydrate ABC transporter permease → MNSVTAARSGKSGTARTYLVKLWKKNRVAYLFLLPWLVGLFVLTLGPMVNSFYYSLTKFDLISPPKFVGLENYKTMFTADPRYFTSLKVTFTYVFTSVPLKLIFALLVAALMNRGLRGLGFYRTLYYLPTLLGGSVAIAVLWRKIFGASGIVNQFLLKFGIHAPDWIANPKYALYSIVALSVWQFGSSMIIFLAGLKQIPQDFYEAAQVDGASKIKQFFFITIPLLTPVIFFNLVIQLIGAFQAFTQSFIISGGQGGPIDSTLFYTLYLYLKGFAFYEMGYASAMAWVLLLIIGVFTAVIFASSKYWVHYGDGGK, encoded by the coding sequence ATGAATTCCGTTACCGCCGCGCGCAGCGGAAAATCCGGGACGGCCCGCACTTATCTCGTCAAGCTATGGAAAAAAAACCGCGTCGCATACTTGTTTCTTCTGCCTTGGCTCGTCGGCCTGTTCGTGCTCACGCTCGGCCCGATGGTCAACTCGTTCTATTATTCTCTGACGAAGTTTGATCTCATCTCGCCGCCCAAATTCGTCGGTTTGGAAAATTACAAGACGATGTTCACCGCGGATCCGCGTTATTTCACTTCGCTCAAGGTCACGTTCACCTACGTGTTTACGTCGGTGCCGCTAAAGCTCATTTTCGCGCTGCTGGTCGCTGCCCTCATGAACCGCGGTCTGCGGGGCCTGGGCTTTTACCGGACGCTGTATTATCTCCCGACGCTGCTCGGCGGCAGCGTGGCGATCGCCGTATTATGGCGGAAAATATTCGGCGCCTCCGGCATCGTCAACCAGTTTTTGCTCAAATTCGGCATTCATGCTCCGGACTGGATCGCCAATCCGAAATATGCGCTGTATTCGATCGTCGCTTTGTCGGTTTGGCAGTTCGGCTCTTCGATGATCATTTTTTTGGCCGGGCTGAAGCAAATTCCGCAGGACTTTTATGAGGCGGCCCAAGTTGACGGGGCGAGCAAAATCAAGCAGTTTTTCTTCATTACGATTCCGCTTTTGACGCCGGTTATCTTTTTCAACCTGGTTATCCAGCTCATCGGCGCATTCCAGGCGTTTACGCAATCGTTCATCATCAGCGGCGGGCAGGGCGGTCCGATCGATTCGACGCTCTTTTACACGCTGTATCTGTATTTGAAGGGATTCGCCTTTTACGAGATGGGCTACGCTTCGGCGATGGCTTGGGTGCTGCTGCTTATCATCGGCGTGTTTACGGCTGTTATTTTCGCATCCTCCAAATATTGGGTGCACTACGGGGACGGGGGGAAATGA